In Kitasatospora sp. NBC_00240, the following are encoded in one genomic region:
- the rsmA gene encoding 16S rRNA (adenine(1518)-N(6)/adenine(1519)-N(6))-dimethyltransferase RsmA, producing the protein MSTTDPTPDSFLLGASDIRELAAALGVKPTKQRGQNFVIDGNTVRRIVRAADVTGEDAVVEVGPGLGSLTLALLEVASHVTAVEIDPLLAAHLPTTIASRMPARAKDFDLVLSDAMDVTELPGPPPTALVANLPYNVAVPVLLHMLATFPSIERTLVMVQSEVADRLAAKPGNKVYGVPSVKANWYADVKRSGAIGRNVFWPAPNVDSGLVSLIRRDPPRTTATRKEVFAVVDAAFAQRRKTLRAALAGWAGSPAAAEQALAGAGIDHKLRGEMLTVEQFAAIAEHKPAAEHQPAGEAQ; encoded by the coding sequence GTGAGCACCACCGACCCCACCCCTGACAGCTTCCTCCTCGGCGCCTCCGACATCCGGGAGCTGGCCGCCGCCCTCGGCGTCAAGCCCACCAAGCAGCGCGGGCAGAACTTCGTCATCGACGGCAACACCGTACGGCGGATCGTCCGGGCCGCCGACGTGACGGGCGAGGACGCGGTGGTCGAGGTCGGACCCGGCCTCGGCTCGCTCACCCTGGCGCTGCTGGAGGTCGCCTCCCACGTCACCGCCGTCGAGATCGACCCGCTGCTCGCCGCGCACCTGCCGACCACCATCGCCTCCCGGATGCCCGCCCGGGCCAAGGACTTCGACCTGGTGCTCAGCGACGCCATGGACGTCACCGAACTGCCCGGCCCGCCGCCCACCGCGCTGGTCGCCAACCTCCCGTACAACGTCGCCGTCCCCGTCCTGCTGCACATGCTGGCGACCTTCCCCAGCATCGAGCGGACCCTGGTGATGGTGCAGTCCGAGGTCGCCGACCGGCTCGCCGCCAAACCCGGCAACAAGGTCTACGGCGTCCCCTCGGTCAAGGCCAACTGGTACGCCGACGTGAAGCGCTCCGGCGCCATCGGCCGCAACGTCTTCTGGCCCGCACCCAACGTCGACTCCGGCCTGGTCTCGCTGATCCGCCGCGACCCGCCGCGGACCACCGCCACCCGCAAGGAGGTGTTCGCGGTCGTCGACGCCGCGTTCGCCCAGCGCCGCAAGACCCTGCGCGCCGCCCTGGCCGGCTGGGCCGGCTCCCCCGCCGCCGCCGAACAGGCCCTCGCCGGCGCCGGCATCGACCACAAGCTGCGCGGCGAGATGCTCACCGTCGAGCAGTTCGCCGCCATCGCCGAGCACAAGCCCGCAGCCGAGCACCAGCCCGCAGGGGAAGCCCAGTGA
- a CDS encoding 4-(cytidine 5'-diphospho)-2-C-methyl-D-erythritol kinase — MSVTVRVPAKVNVQLGVGGLRSDGFHDLANVFFAVALGDEVTATATAPGAGTTLTCTGPDADQVPLDDSNLAARAARLLAAHHGIAADVHLHIAKDIPVAGGMAGGSADGAAALVACDALWALGTPRDTLLALAAELGSDVPFALLGGVALGRGRGEILQALPVTGTFHWVFAVADGGLSTPAVFHECDRLREEAGTGSTDTDVPTPDADPALLAALADGDPAALAAALTNDLQSAALSLRPTLAATLTAGTEAGAIGALVSGSGPTCAFLTKDAEAAEAVAAALTASGTCRTARATHGPVPGAAVRTG, encoded by the coding sequence GTGAGTGTGACCGTACGAGTCCCCGCCAAGGTCAACGTCCAGCTGGGCGTCGGCGGCCTGCGGAGCGACGGGTTCCACGACCTCGCCAACGTCTTCTTCGCCGTCGCCCTCGGCGACGAGGTCACCGCCACCGCCACCGCCCCCGGCGCCGGCACCACCCTCACCTGCACCGGCCCCGACGCCGACCAGGTCCCGCTGGACGACAGCAACCTCGCCGCCCGCGCCGCCCGGCTGCTCGCCGCCCACCACGGCATCGCCGCCGACGTCCACCTGCACATCGCCAAGGACATCCCGGTCGCCGGCGGCATGGCCGGCGGCAGCGCCGACGGCGCCGCCGCCCTCGTCGCCTGCGACGCCCTCTGGGCCCTCGGCACCCCGCGGGACACCCTGCTCGCCCTCGCCGCCGAACTCGGCTCCGACGTCCCGTTCGCCCTGCTCGGCGGCGTCGCCCTCGGCCGCGGCCGCGGCGAGATCCTCCAGGCCCTGCCCGTCACCGGCACCTTCCACTGGGTCTTCGCCGTCGCCGACGGCGGCCTCTCCACCCCCGCCGTCTTCCACGAGTGCGACCGCCTCCGCGAAGAAGCCGGCACCGGCTCCACCGACACCGACGTCCCCACCCCCGACGCCGACCCCGCCCTGCTCGCCGCCCTCGCCGACGGCGACCCCGCCGCCCTCGCCGCCGCCCTCACCAACGACCTGCAGAGCGCCGCCCTCTCACTGCGCCCGACGCTGGCCGCCACCCTCACCGCCGGCACCGAAGCCGGCGCCATCGGCGCCCTGGTCTCCGGCTCCGGCCCCACCTGCGCCTTCCTCACCAAGGACGCCGAAGCCGCCGAGGCCGTCGCCGCCGCCCTCACCGCCTCCGGCACCTGCCGCACCGCCCGCGCCACCCACGGCCCCGTCCCCGGCGCCGCCGTCCGCACCGGCTGA
- a CDS encoding serine/threonine-protein kinase, with the protein MGRVIGGRYELGALLGRGGMGEVWAATDLLIGRPVAVKTLPQYHSEAAPQEVESFFREARTVGSLSHRGIVTVHDVGQDTGGTLYLVMELIPGRDLGRVLKDGLPEIATAVGWTAQVADALAAAHASNVLHRDLKPANLMLVPGGAVKILDFGIARYTAATGAQASRVIGTVAYMPPERLRGKVGDARGDLYSLGCLLHELLTGTPPFGAGEVAALLFAHLDRTPEPPGATRPGVPAALDGLVLDLLAKDPARRPPSAMEVAGRLTGIAAALAAAARAVRPTTPGVRLTAVRAAAPTSAGQLTAVLPAVAAEGPQSLGGARVRAGHGPGARPATTDGAHPALSRSVAELTALAAELADQKRYREAVAVAVEAVGASRRLADADPGSHEADLARRLHNLGGYLGRSGNWAGALEALGEAVDLWRGLVPADPATHLPGLAATLSALGTTLGWLGRREESLDVLREAVDQWRALTQADPGTHEGALARVLYILGDTLGELGRWEEALVPLREAVELRRELALADPATFEPGLATALYLIGFILGELGHREEALGPLREVVELRRRLDRTGPLAPEPGLARTLASLGDALKDLGRWEESLAPLREAVELRRRLALADPDTREPGLARTLYSLGNTLRELERWDESLAPLLEAEKIVRRLALTDPATYEPRLPATLLARGFSLGRLGRREEQLLLFREAEEITRRWTL; encoded by the coding sequence GTGGGGCGAGTCATCGGGGGCCGGTACGAGCTGGGCGCTCTGCTGGGCCGGGGTGGCATGGGGGAGGTCTGGGCGGCCACCGACCTGCTGATCGGGCGGCCGGTCGCGGTGAAGACCCTCCCGCAGTACCACTCCGAGGCGGCGCCCCAGGAGGTCGAGTCCTTCTTCCGGGAGGCCCGTACCGTCGGCAGCCTCAGCCACCGGGGGATCGTCACCGTCCACGACGTGGGGCAGGACACCGGCGGCACCCTGTACCTCGTCATGGAGCTCATCCCCGGCCGGGACCTGGGCCGCGTCCTCAAGGACGGTCTGCCGGAGATCGCCACGGCCGTCGGCTGGACCGCCCAGGTCGCCGACGCCCTGGCCGCCGCCCACGCCAGCAACGTCCTGCACCGCGACCTCAAGCCCGCCAACCTGATGCTGGTGCCCGGGGGCGCCGTCAAGATCCTCGACTTCGGCATCGCCCGGTACACCGCCGCCACCGGTGCCCAGGCCAGCCGCGTCATCGGCACCGTCGCCTACATGCCGCCCGAACGCCTGCGCGGCAAGGTCGGCGACGCCCGCGGCGACCTCTACTCCCTCGGCTGCCTGCTGCACGAACTCCTGACCGGCACACCGCCGTTCGGCGCCGGCGAGGTCGCGGCCCTGCTGTTCGCCCACCTCGACCGGACCCCCGAACCACCCGGCGCCACCCGCCCCGGCGTCCCCGCCGCGCTGGACGGACTCGTCCTCGACCTCCTCGCCAAGGACCCAGCCCGGCGACCGCCCAGCGCCATGGAGGTCGCCGGCCGCCTGACCGGCATCGCCGCGGCGCTCGCCGCCGCCGCCCGGGCCGTCCGCCCCACGACACCCGGCGTCCGCCTGACCGCCGTCCGGGCCGCCGCACCCACGAGCGCCGGGCAGCTGACCGCAGTCCTTCCCGCCGTCGCCGCCGAGGGGCCGCAGAGCCTCGGCGGTGCCCGCGTCCGCGCCGGGCACGGCCCCGGAGCGCGTCCGGCGACCACGGACGGCGCCCACCCGGCCCTCAGCCGGTCCGTGGCCGAACTGACCGCCCTGGCCGCCGAACTGGCCGACCAGAAGCGCTACCGGGAAGCCGTGGCGGTGGCGGTCGAGGCGGTGGGAGCGTCCAGACGGCTGGCCGACGCCGATCCCGGCTCCCACGAGGCCGACCTCGCCCGAAGACTCCACAACCTCGGCGGCTACCTGGGACGGTCGGGCAACTGGGCAGGGGCCCTGGAAGCACTGGGGGAGGCGGTGGACCTCTGGCGGGGCCTGGTGCCGGCCGATCCCGCCACCCACCTGCCCGGCCTCGCGGCCACCCTGTCCGCCCTCGGCACGACCCTCGGGTGGCTCGGACGCCGGGAGGAGTCCCTGGACGTCCTGCGGGAGGCGGTCGACCAGTGGCGGGCCCTCACCCAGGCCGACCCGGGCACCCACGAAGGCGCCCTGGCCCGCGTGCTGTACATCCTCGGCGACACCCTGGGAGAACTGGGCCGGTGGGAAGAGGCCCTCGTCCCGCTGCGGGAGGCCGTGGAACTGCGCCGCGAGCTGGCCCTCGCCGACCCCGCGACCTTCGAGCCCGGCCTCGCCACCGCGCTCTACCTGATCGGCTTCATCCTGGGAGAACTGGGACACCGGGAGGAAGCCCTCGGCCCGCTGCGCGAAGTGGTGGAACTGCGCCGCCGACTGGACCGCACCGGCCCCCTCGCCCCCGAGCCCGGTCTGGCCCGCACCCTGGCCTCGCTCGGGGACGCCCTGAAGGACCTGGGGCGCTGGGAGGAATCCCTCGCCCCGCTGCGGGAGGCGGTGGAACTGCGCCGCCGACTGGCCCTCGCCGACCCCGACACCCGCGAACCCGGACTCGCCCGCACCCTCTACTCCCTCGGCAACACCCTGCGGGAGCTGGAGCGCTGGGACGAATCCCTGGCACCGCTGCTGGAGGCCGAGAAGATCGTCCGCAGGCTGGCCCTGACCGACCCCGCGACCTACGAACCCCGCCTCCCCGCCACCCTCCTCGCCCGGGGCTTCAGCCTCGGCCGGCTCGGCCGGCGGGAGGAACAACTGCTGCTCTTCCGCGAGGCCGAGGAGATCACACGCCGGTGGACGCTCTAG
- a CDS encoding ABC-F family ATP-binding cassette domain-containing protein — MAVNLATIESVTKVYGTRALLDGVSLGVSEGDRIGVVGRNGDGKTTLIRMLAKLEEPDGGRITHAGGVEMAVLTQHDSLDPEATIRHEVIADREDHEWLGDSRIRDIIEGLFGGLDLPGFGQGLDTVIGPLSGGERRRIALAKLLLGEPDLIVLDEPTNHLDVEGIAWLARHLQNRRSALVCVTHDRWFLDQVSTRMWDVQHGEVHEYEGGYSDYVFARAERSRIEATEESKRQNLARKELAWLRRGAPARTSKPRYRIEAANALIADVPEPRDKSELMKFANARLGRTVFELENVTVKAGPKLLLENLTWNLGPGERIGLLGVNGAGKTSLLRAMRDAYASEGDVQPASGVIKVGKTVRLAYLSQEVAELDPAMRVLQAVEQIRSRVDLGKGREMSAGQLCEQFGFGKDKQWTPVGDISGGERRRLQLLRLLMDEPNVLFLDEPTNDLDIETLNQLEDLLDGWPGSMVVISHDRFFIERTTDTVHAMLGDQQLRMLPNGVDEYLERRAKIAATAASAVPGAAPAKPVGDTRAAKKELQRIERQIAKLDQQEAKLHSQLAEHAADFGKVADLDTKLRAVREEKEELELAWMELAEQI, encoded by the coding sequence GTGGCCGTCAACCTCGCCACCATCGAGTCCGTCACGAAGGTCTACGGCACCCGGGCCCTTCTCGACGGGGTCAGCCTCGGCGTCAGCGAGGGGGACCGCATCGGGGTCGTCGGCCGCAACGGTGACGGCAAGACCACCCTCATCCGGATGCTCGCCAAGCTGGAGGAGCCCGACGGCGGCCGGATCACCCACGCCGGCGGCGTCGAGATGGCCGTCCTCACCCAGCACGACTCGCTCGACCCCGAGGCCACCATCCGCCACGAGGTGATCGCCGACCGCGAGGACCACGAGTGGCTCGGCGACTCCCGGATCCGCGACATCATCGAAGGCCTCTTCGGCGGCCTCGACCTGCCCGGCTTCGGCCAGGGCCTGGACACCGTCATCGGCCCGCTCTCCGGCGGTGAGCGCCGCCGTATCGCACTCGCCAAGCTGCTGCTCGGCGAACCCGACCTGATCGTCCTCGACGAGCCCACCAACCACCTCGACGTCGAGGGCATCGCCTGGCTCGCCAGGCACCTGCAGAACCGCCGCTCCGCACTCGTCTGCGTCACCCACGACCGGTGGTTCCTCGACCAGGTCTCCACCCGGATGTGGGACGTCCAGCACGGCGAGGTGCACGAGTACGAGGGCGGCTACTCCGACTACGTCTTCGCCCGCGCCGAGCGCTCCCGGATCGAGGCCACCGAGGAGTCCAAGCGGCAGAACCTCGCCCGCAAGGAACTCGCCTGGCTGCGCCGCGGCGCCCCCGCCCGGACCTCCAAGCCCCGCTACCGGATCGAGGCCGCCAACGCCCTGATCGCCGACGTCCCCGAGCCCCGCGACAAGAGCGAACTGATGAAGTTCGCCAACGCGCGCCTCGGCCGCACGGTCTTCGAACTGGAGAACGTCACCGTCAAGGCCGGCCCCAAGCTGCTGCTGGAGAACCTCACCTGGAACCTCGGCCCCGGCGAGCGGATCGGCCTGCTCGGCGTCAACGGCGCCGGCAAGACCTCACTGCTGCGCGCCATGCGCGACGCGTACGCCTCCGAGGGCGACGTCCAGCCCGCCTCCGGCGTGATCAAGGTCGGCAAGACCGTCCGCCTCGCCTACCTCTCCCAGGAGGTCGCCGAGCTCGACCCGGCGATGCGGGTGCTGCAGGCCGTCGAGCAGATCCGCAGCCGGGTCGACCTCGGCAAGGGCCGCGAGATGAGCGCCGGCCAGCTCTGCGAGCAGTTCGGCTTCGGCAAGGACAAGCAGTGGACGCCCGTCGGCGACATCTCCGGCGGTGAGCGCCGCCGCCTGCAGCTGCTGCGCCTGCTGATGGACGAGCCCAACGTGCTCTTCCTCGACGAGCCCACCAACGACCTCGACATCGAGACCCTCAACCAGCTGGAGGACCTCCTCGACGGCTGGCCCGGCTCGATGGTCGTGATCAGCCACGACCGGTTCTTCATCGAGCGCACCACCGACACCGTGCACGCCATGCTCGGCGACCAGCAGCTGCGGATGCTCCCCAACGGCGTCGACGAGTACCTGGAGCGCCGGGCGAAGATCGCCGCCACAGCGGCCTCCGCCGTTCCCGGCGCCGCCCCGGCCAAGCCGGTCGGCGACACCCGGGCGGCGAAGAAGGAACTGCAGCGGATCGAGCGGCAGATCGCCAAGCTCGACCAGCAGGAGGCCAAGCTGCACAGCCAGCTCGCCGAGCACGCCGCCGACTTCGGCAAGGTCGCCGACCTGGACACCAAGCTCCGCGCCGTCCGCGAGGAGAAGGAGGAGCTGGAGCTCGCCTGGATGGAGCTGGCCGAACAGATCTGA